A window of Sphingobacterium sp. SRCM116780 contains these coding sequences:
- a CDS encoding DUF4134 domain-containing protein, with amino-acid sequence MAILFLSSELVLAQGNGAAGIQEATQMVTSYFEPATKLIYAIGAVVGLIGGVKVYNKFSSGDPDTSKTAASWFGACIFLIVAATILRSFFL; translated from the coding sequence ATGGCAATCCTGTTTCTGTCCTCTGAACTTGTACTTGCTCAGGGAAATGGAGCGGCCGGAATTCAGGAGGCTACACAGATGGTGACTTCGTATTTCGAGCCTGCCACGAAACTGATATACGCAATTGGAGCCGTCGTCGGTTTGATCGGAGGCGTAAAAGTGTATAATAAGTTCTCATCGGGAGACCCGGATACATCAAAGACGGCAGCAAGCTGGTTCGGAGCCTGTATTTTCCTGATTGTAGCAGCAACCATTCTCCGCTCATTCTTCTTATAA
- a CDS encoding DUF4133 domain-containing protein, which yields MKYNINKGIGRTVEFKGLKAQYLFIFSGGLLAVLILVMIFYMIGINTVVCLVIGASSASLIIWKTFTLNGRYGEHGLMKIAARKRHPRYIICRKPVRTCLRLTSPDKNSR from the coding sequence ATGAAGTACAATATCAATAAAGGAATAGGAAGAACAGTCGAGTTCAAAGGATTGAAGGCACAATACCTTTTCATTTTTTCAGGAGGGCTTCTTGCCGTGCTGATCTTAGTCATGATCTTCTATATGATTGGCATCAACACGGTTGTATGCCTGGTCATTGGCGCGTCTTCAGCTTCGCTTATCATCTGGAAAACCTTCACGCTGAATGGCAGGTATGGAGAACATGGTCTTATGAAAATTGCGGCCAGAAAGCGTCATCCCCGATATATAATCTGCCGGAAACCTGTGAGAACCTGTCTTAGATTAACCTCACCTGATAAGAATTCAAGATGA
- a CDS encoding DUF3408 domain-containing protein, translated as MTRDKGRKDFEKPIVDEDYLMNVMSGEEPLVDDSSKKQLQEKEVKPREKFRAGTSKKMDYEETFLVNRFPAGRNGKVVYIRSEYHERLLRIVQLTREEKITLYSYIDNILEQHFNEYGDDITQYFNDRFKPIL; from the coding sequence ATGACAAGAGATAAAGGACGTAAAGATTTTGAAAAACCCATCGTTGATGAGGATTACCTGATGAACGTGATGAGCGGAGAAGAACCTCTGGTGGATGATTCTTCAAAAAAGCAGCTTCAGGAGAAAGAAGTTAAACCACGGGAAAAGTTTCGGGCAGGTACATCAAAAAAAATGGATTATGAAGAAACATTTCTGGTCAACCGTTTTCCGGCAGGGCGTAACGGAAAAGTCGTTTATATCAGGTCTGAATATCATGAACGGTTACTGCGCATTGTGCAATTGACAAGGGAGGAAAAAATTACGCTGTATTCCTATATTGACAATATCCTTGAACAGCATTTTAATGAGTATGGCGATGATATTACGCAATATTTCAATGACCGGTTTAAACCAATTTTATAA
- a CDS encoding conjugal transfer protein TraD, producing the protein MDSLLQIVIVICLLVVIFLLSIDKVKIVKSNESEPENLVQIKNPDIMGRANVDSVRQRSFEDKIADKSTIMEPIPKIVEPKTDVKNIITSNMFEDNTIDGEWDDEEFPAYDNRFSQGVSLEELTSVGKLLQQNTLESEQQNLVIDVVQKVQGTELFSVLEDSIEGASKRIAILLDKTLERKSVGASMVQKNDVDDFDINNFV; encoded by the coding sequence ATGGATAGTTTATTACAGATAGTCATTGTGATCTGCTTATTAGTAGTCATTTTTCTCCTATCGATTGACAAGGTTAAAATTGTAAAAAGCAATGAGAGCGAGCCTGAAAATTTGGTTCAAATAAAGAACCCAGATATTATGGGGAGAGCTAATGTGGATAGCGTACGGCAACGATCATTTGAAGATAAAATCGCTGACAAGAGTACTATAATGGAACCAATTCCCAAGATTGTGGAACCAAAAACTGATGTAAAGAATATTATAACTTCAAATATGTTTGAAGATAATACTATTGATGGGGAGTGGGACGATGAAGAGTTTCCAGCTTATGATAACAGATTCAGTCAGGGTGTTTCCCTTGAAGAGCTGACGAGCGTTGGTAAACTCCTCCAGCAAAATACTCTGGAGTCTGAGCAGCAAAATTTAGTTATTGATGTAGTTCAAAAAGTACAGGGGACGGAATTATTCAGTGTATTGGAAGATTCAATAGAAGGAGCTTCCAAAAGAATAGCAATCCTTCTTGATAAAACTTTAGAACGTAAAAGTGTTGGGGCTTCTATGGTACAAAAAAATGATGTTGATGATTTCGATATCAACAATTTTGTGTAA
- a CDS encoding ParA family protein: METRKQTLKVSIYTQKGGVGKSTITTLLASVLHYRLGYNILVMDCDFPQHSLTNMRDRDKKNIMESDFHKKAAMKQYQSINKKAYPIVKCKAEDALHKALEHVNQLAVEPDIIFFDLPGTANTKGVLSALKSMDFIFSPITADRLVVESTLAFSKAFLQHPSSVDENQNQALWLFWNQVDGREKTGLYQAYGEVIRELDLSIMKASIMDSKRFRKETDDTLNYVFRSSLLPAEPQLLKATRLDNFISEFLRIIHL; the protein is encoded by the coding sequence ATGGAAACAAGAAAGCAAACTTTAAAGGTCAGTATCTACACCCAAAAAGGCGGAGTAGGAAAATCAACAATTACCACATTGCTTGCAAGTGTCCTTCATTACCGTTTAGGGTACAACATTCTGGTTATGGATTGTGATTTTCCGCAGCATAGTTTGACCAATATGAGGGATCGCGATAAGAAGAATATCATGGAGAGCGATTTTCATAAAAAAGCAGCGATGAAACAATATCAGAGCATCAATAAAAAAGCATACCCGATTGTTAAGTGCAAAGCGGAGGATGCTTTACACAAAGCTTTGGAGCATGTGAACCAGTTAGCGGTTGAGCCGGATATTATTTTCTTTGACCTTCCTGGAACAGCGAATACAAAAGGGGTATTAAGTGCCCTCAAGTCAATGGATTTTATTTTTTCTCCTATAACTGCTGACCGTTTGGTTGTGGAAAGTACACTTGCGTTCAGTAAAGCATTTCTGCAGCATCCTTCTTCGGTCGATGAAAACCAGAATCAGGCTTTATGGCTATTCTGGAATCAGGTCGATGGCCGAGAAAAAACAGGTCTTTATCAGGCATATGGTGAGGTCATCCGTGAACTGGACTTGTCCATCATGAAAGCCAGTATTATGGATAGTAAACGATTTCGAAAAGAAACGGACGATACCCTCAATTATGTGTTTCGCTCAAGCCTTTTGCCAGCTGAACCGCAGTTATTGAAGGCGACGCGATTAGACAATTTTATATCAGAGTTTTTGAGAATTATTCATTTGTAA
- the mobA gene encoding conjugal transfer protein MobA, giving the protein MKAVRKGGRNPKLNRAVHRYVFRLTDQENSKFLSLFEESGLDTKAKFIVSVLFNRQIRSIKIDAGAAEYTTKLSQFFSQFRAIGVNYNQVVKVLHTNFSDKKTILYIGKLEKQTIELAGLCKEILILSQHFEKEYLLKKENL; this is encoded by the coding sequence ATGAAAGCGGTACGTAAAGGCGGGAGAAATCCCAAACTAAACAGGGCGGTTCACCGTTATGTTTTTCGTTTAACAGATCAGGAAAACAGTAAGTTTCTTTCATTATTTGAAGAATCAGGATTGGATACAAAGGCAAAATTTATAGTTTCTGTACTATTTAACAGGCAGATAAGATCCATTAAAATAGATGCCGGAGCTGCAGAATACACAACAAAATTGTCCCAGTTCTTCTCTCAATTCAGAGCGATTGGGGTGAATTACAACCAGGTAGTAAAGGTTCTTCATACAAATTTCAGTGATAAAAAGACAATCCTTTACATTGGGAAACTTGAAAAACAAACCATTGAATTAGCTGGTCTGTGCAAGGAAATATTGATTCTTTCTCAACATTTTGAAAAGGAATATCTTCTTAAAAAGGAAAATTTATGA
- a CDS encoding DUF3408 domain-containing protein codes for MKKQMKRVQVTIQLSEHIQSGQTSYESLFLRTKIMDKCGCKIIYLRPEYHQRLSRIAQVIGEDKIPLYAYFDNILSHHFDLFENMLIAEFEAKCKPLF; via the coding sequence ATGAAAAAGCAAATGAAAAGAGTTCAGGTGACCATCCAGCTCAGTGAGCATATACAGTCAGGCCAAACCAGTTATGAAAGCTTGTTCCTGAGGACAAAAATAATGGATAAATGTGGGTGTAAAATTATCTATCTGCGCCCGGAATATCATCAGCGGCTATCGCGGATTGCCCAAGTTATAGGAGAAGACAAAATACCGCTGTATGCCTACTTTGATAATATCCTTTCGCACCACTTTGATCTTTTTGAAAATATGCTTATAGCAGAATTTGAAGCTAAATGTAAACCTCTTTTTTAA